From the genome of Glycine max cultivar Williams 82 chromosome 2, Glycine_max_v4.0, whole genome shotgun sequence, one region includes:
- the LOC100817996 gene encoding endo-1,4-beta-glucanase, with amino-acid sequence MEMHTQPHKKHHFGVQHCCLISLFIFTFFTTTTTQAFDYADALSKSLLYFEAQRSGRIPYNQRVTWRDHSGLTDGLEEGVDLVGGYYDAGDHVKFGLPMAFTITMLSWSAIEYRQQIEDAGELEHTMEAIKWGTDYFIKAHTSPNVLWAEVGDGDTDHYCWQRPEDMTTSRRAFKIDENNPGSDLAGETAAAMAAASILFRKTNPHYSHLLLHHALQLFEFGDKYRGNYDASVGVVKSYYASVSGYMDELLWAATWLYKATDNKMYLQYVISNAHTFGGTGWSISEFIWDVKYAGLQLMVSKLLSEEKHKKHRDILEQYKSKAEYYICSCLNKNNDSNNVERTPAGLIYVRQWNNMQYVSTAAFLLSIYSDFLQSTNQKLNCHGGTVDHEEILNFAKSQADYILGSNPMNMSYLVGYGPNYPKRVHHRGASIVSYKKNKGFIGCTQGYDNWYGSQAPNPNVLVGALVGGPDGKDNFEDRRNNFMQTEACTYNTAPLVGVFAKFLHIENQKLVHDCNSHLVASFK; translated from the exons ATGGAGATGCACACACAACCTCATAAGAAACACCATTTTGGTGTACAACATTGTTGTCTTATTAGCCTCTTCATCTTCACCTTCTTCACTACTACAACCACCCAAGCTTTTGATTATGCTGATGCCCTTTCAAAGAGTCTTCTCTACTTTGAAGCACAACGCTCTGGGAGGATACCTTACAATCAGCGTGTCACTTGGCGTGACCATTCTGGCCTCACTGATGGCCTAGAAGAAGGG GTGGACTTGGTGGGAGGATACTATGATGCAGGGGATCATGTGAAATTTGGTTTACCAATGGCATTCACCATCACAATGCTCTCATGGAGTGCCATAGAGTATAGGCAACAAATTGAAGATGCAGGTGAACTAGAACACACAATGGAGGCAATCAAATGGGGCACTGATTATTTCATCAAAGCTCACACTAGCCCAAATGTCCTATGGGCTGAG GTGGGTGATGGTGACACTGACCATTATTGTTGGCAACGGCCAGAGGACATGACAACTTCACGGCGAGCATTTAAGATAGACGAGAATAACCCTGGTTCAGATCTGGCCGGAGAGACTGCAGCAGCCATGGCAGCTGCTTCCATTCTGTTCAGGAAAACAAACCCACATTACTCTCACTTGCTTCTACATCATGCCCTGCAG TTGTTTGAGTTCGGGGACAAGTATAGGGGAAATTATGATGCTAGTGTCGGAGTGGTAAAGAGCTACTATGCGTCGGTGAGTGGATACATGGATGAGTTGCTGTGGGCTGCCACGTGGCTGTACAAGGCCACCGACAACAAAATGTATCTTCAGTACGTTATTTCCAATGCTCATACCTTTGGTGGGACTGGTTGGTCCATTTCAGAATTCATCTGGGATGTTAAGTATGCTGGCCTTCAACTCATGGTCTCTAAG TTATTAAGCGAAGAAAAACACAAGAAGCATAGGGATATACTTGAACAATACAAATCAAAAGCAGAGTACTATATTTGTTCATGTCTCAACAAAAACAATGATAGCAATAACGTGGAACGTACCCCAGCTGGATTAATCTATGTCCGGCAGTGGAACAACATGCAGTACGTTTCAACAGCAGCATTTTTGCTCTCAATATACTCTGATTTCCTTCAAAGCACAAATCAAAAGCTCAATTGCCATGGGGGCACAGTGGACCATGAAGAAATTCTTAATTTTGCTAAGTCACAGGCTGATTACATTTTGGGGTCCAACCCAATGAACATGAGCTATTTAGTTGGGTATGGCCCTAACTACCCTAAAAGGGTGCACCATAGAGGGGCATCCATTGTGTCATACAAAAAGAATAAAGGGTTCATAGGGTGCACTCAAGGGTATGATAATTGGTATGGTAGCCAGGCACCTAATCCTAATGTTCTGGTTGGGGCTTTGGTTGGAGGGCCTGATGGGAAAGACAATTTTGAGGACAGAAGGAACAATTTTATGCAGACTGAGGCGTGCACATATAATACTGCCCCATTAGTTGGTGTTTTTGCAAAGTTCTTGCATATAGAAAACCAAAAACTGGTTCATGATTGTAATTCACATTTGGTTGCCTCCTTCAAATGA